The Molothrus ater isolate BHLD 08-10-18 breed brown headed cowbird chromosome 2, BPBGC_Mater_1.1, whole genome shotgun sequence DNA segment cctcccagcagagctgctccatccctctgctcatcctggagcctcctctgggctctctgcagctcctcccagtgcTCGAGGACAAAATTCCTGTTGAGCTCCAAAGCTGAGGGTCACAGATTTTAGGTGCATTCCAGGAcagaaaattcccttttcccatttaaactctggtggcagcagcagcctctggcagcacctggagatcagcccagcccagacagggcaggaagggctgggctggagctgaaggTGCCCACTGGGCTGGGTGCCCTCCACTGGGAGCAGGATCCAGGTTCAAGGAGCAGGATCCAGGTTCAGGGATCATTATCCAGGCTATGGGATCAGGATCCAGGCTCTGGGATCATTAtccaggctgtgggagcaggatcCAGCCCCTTTGGAGCACACAGAGCCTTGTGCTGTGCCTttgctggggagcagccagtgccagtCAGGGGGTGCCAGTCAGCCCTGCcatcccacagctggcagcagctccatgagGTGCCAGATCCAGCTGCAATTCCCTGTGTTTGGAGTCCAAAGccactctgcagctctgctgtgacatTCCCATGgcctcagctcccagggaggCACCAGGAGCTCTCCAGAGCCTCCCTTGGCCTCTGCACACCCAGCTGGGCTCAGAACCCTGGGGTGGCTTTGGCAGCTCTggcaccccagggctgcagggatcaGGGCCAGgccataaaatcacagaatcccagactgggttgggttgggagggagctcagagcccacccagtgccacccctgccatggcagggacacctcccactgtcccaggctgctccaatgtccccagtgtccaacctggcctgggatgGAACTGCAAAAACCTGGAGAGAGAAAATTCCCAAGgcctggaggggcaggagccagggaatggctgccagtgccagagggcagggctggatgggatcttggcaatgaggaattgttccctggcagggtgggcagggctggcatggaattccatccctggatccctggaatgttcAGTtccaggttggacactgggcctggagcagcctgggacagtgggaggtgtccctgccatggcaggggtggcactgggtgggctctgaggtccctcccatcccaaaccattccaggattccacGAGAATTCCCCACCCTGTGCTGAATTTCTCAGCCTCAGACCCGTGAGTGCTCAGACAAAGATTTCACAGTGAAAATCAGCACGAGGGGTCATTAATTAACAATTAATTAATGTGACCTGTCCTGTGTGTGCCCCCCTCCatgcctgcaggagctgtgctccctTGGCTGTGAATACTCCAGGGAAACGTTCTCCTCctgagggacactggggacaagagcagagccctggctctgtccctctctttcagcagctccttgtgcagATTTATTCCCCAGCAAGGCACAAACAAAGCCCAGGAAGGCTCCAGGtacctgctgttcctgcagggtCATTCCCAGCCGAGCTCCCTCCcatgcagagctcctgggaaagctccctgagctgccacCATGCCCTGCCACAGGTGTCACTCCGGCCCCTTTCAGCCTGCATGGACTCGAAATGGTTCTGAGGAACTTCCTCCTCCAAATCCCCACACAACAATGGCTCAGTGTTCTGGAGAAGGatttgctgagctgctcccgTGGATTTACAGCTCTGGGAAGCCCTGAGAGCCACCCAGGGGTGCCAAGGTCACCTTGAGTGACAATGCCCCATTCAGGTGGTCCAGGGACATTGGGATGTTCCTTTTCCAGACTCTGGGCTGTCAGTCATggatgaggaaaggctggcacagctgggattgttcacctgcacaggagaagctttgggctgagctcagggtggccttgcagggcctggaggagccccaggaaagctggagagagacaatttccaggggatgcagggacagcacccagggaatggctgccagtgccagagggcagggctgggtgggatcttggcaatgaggaattgttccctggcagggtgggcagggctggcatggaattccatccctggatccctggcagtgcccaaggccaggctggacactggggacagtgggagcagcctgggacagtgggaggtgtccctgccatggcaggggtggaacaagatgaactttgaggtcccttccaaccccaaaatgattttatgatttgatgttgcctggctgctgaggaTTTGGGAATGCAGTGCTGACAGAATTCCTCTCATTAAGTGATTTACAGCTGgattggaaaaggaaaaggaccCTTGGGCCTCCTGTGTGAgactggcagagcagaggctgtgcctgggaggCTTTGGccttccagaagcttctgggcgtccccatctcctgctcctggagctgtggcagcctcggggccgtgcccattccctgggcagcctgggcagtgccagcaccctctgggcaaGAACCTTGCCCTCAAATCCaacccaaatccctccaggcacagccctagcccctccctggtgctgtccctgtcccagagcagagattggaGCTGTCCCCCTGGCTGGGaccctcctcctgctggggggctcagggagggagTCCTGAaccccaaacagcagcagggagctcgGGGTGAGATCTGagccagccccacaccagcagagcagctgtgcagccccaggggctcttggaggtgctgctgggaatGGACTCAGCCCTGGCTGGTTGCAGGTGGGAGATGAGAGGAGCTCTCCACACTGAACTGATGCCTTGTGCACGCTGACCCAGAGCAGAGACTGGGCAGagctacagaataaagcagggatttattaaaataataaagattaaataaacaataatttagtaataaattattatgacatcatttaatatattataattttatattttatatataatatatataatataaaatatatatttaaatataaatgtatatatttaatattaaaatatatagtaaaatattaaattatataaatttaatattataatattataataaatgtaataattcAACAATAAAATTTAgcaatttattaaaatacattttaataaatatttttatagatatttatttaaaggtctccatggatgcaccttgggcagccagggctgcacccaagatgaaccaaaatggccccaaaatgcacggccgggcacggggtctgtccctgggatcagttctgctccatttgcatcttgcagttcattgtcccattccagcttcagcccctgcagtcccaccctgcttgtttttctctctccaatTCTCTGTTGTTTatatcttgtttttctctcttcaattCTCCCTTGTTTACCCTTTTTGGGCTTGGAGCTTGTACCAGTTGTCCTTGTacaagctggaaaaggattgcTCTGTCTCCCTGCCCTGTGAAGAGAACTGACTCACACTTGAAGCTCAGAgctacacactaaagcagcacagaacctgaaaaatatgaaagctaaaattAAGGCATCACACCCAGGCTCTCAAATCCCCCACTGAGGAGGGGAaccaggaaaaggagacagaggaaatCCCATCTTTATCTGTGGGATTCATCAAAGAAGTTTTTTCTGTTcaagagagagggggaaatgtgggaaatggatttgtggAGAAATCTCAAAGCCTCACAGAAGGCTCACACAGTGTGCACCTGTATGCAAaccttgagataagaaatgctgacttagaaatgccatggaacaggacagacattgctgagagagaaatggagctggAAACAAGTTTCAGAGgatggccttgcaaataagACTGGGTAGTTTGGAGAAACAGAACTATGAAAGACAAAATGTAGTGGGACCCATAAGGGGTAATTTTAGATGATTGGCTTTGGGCTAAAGGTGTGGCTAAAGGTGATAGGCCAAGAAACATTTATAGTGTAGTGTAATTAGGAAATGGCTTCTGAttgtgaattataacatctgtattgtctcacccttctcatgagacagaaaatggaataaaggtttttaaaacacctctcagaaaagagaagtgttttaaaacactctgggtcagaaaagagCTGAATCCAACATTTATCTGATGCCACCCCCTGACTTTTATCCTTTTCCAGCCAAAGTAAGGAAGAATTGCCAAGGACAGAAATCCCAAATGCTGGCGCTGTCGAACACCACGGCCCTGAACCTGCTCCTCTCCAAACTGCTCCAGGAGTGCCTGGAACGCTCcaacagctcagctcctccccaggagagcagcGCCAGCGACAGCCTGGCCATCATCTACGTGCTGCTGATGCTGGGGCTCTTTGGCTTCTTCAGCGTGGGGGTGATGGTGACCAACCTGCGGGCGCGGCGCCTCGAGGGGCCCCGCGACCCCTACAACACCTACATCGCCACGGACGCCtggcacaggaaggacagggagtACCTCCAGGCCAAGATCCTCGAGAGTTAcaagctctgctgtgtcctggaGAACCAGCTGGCCGTGGAGCAGCCATCCAGGAAGATCCCTGAGGAGAAATCTTCCTAGGGAAaggggacaaggatggagcGCGGCGCGGGGACGATGTAAGCGGGGCCTGCTGtgggccaggggagctgctggtccttgtgcagagccacaggggcTGGCCAGGCTGTAGGAGCAGTGCTGGTGAAGCTGATGGATCTGGGAGATGCcagtgctgccccagagcctggcaTGGCCATCGTGTGGGAATCACCGTGAGGCAACATCGGGGATCGCATGGAGCACCACGGACTCATCAGCTTCACCTCCTGCGCCAGGGCCTCATCcctcacagggcagggatggatgggatcttgggaatgaatctgccctggcacagggtgcccagagcagctggggctgcccctggatccctggctgggcccaaggccaggctgggcactggggctgggagcacctgggacagtgggaggtgtccctgccatgggaatgggatggatttgatctcccttccaacccaacccgTTGtgggattctctgattctcCAAAAAGCAAATCTTGGTGTTGCTGGTGTGAAATTAGAGCCTAATTAGGGCCTAATTACAACCAAACACAGGGCAGAAGTGTTAATTGCCAAGCACGGCTTAGACAATCGTTTTCTAGAGAGACCAAATTCTCCcaaaaaacagcagctgaaagatttcatttgcatttttgtcCAGGTTAGAATAATGATTTTATAACTTGTACAGTGCTGTGCTAACCTGTTTCCTTCAGAATCATGCCCCTCTTACTGataaaatattaggaaaagattcccaattttttgtctgaaaaatatCTCCATGGAAGAACACAGACTTTGGAGGGACTTTAGTGACTGTGATaggtgtggcacttggggacatggtcaATGTTGGGTTAAGGGCTGGACTCAAAggtctgggagggcttttccaacctcagtgattccaGGATTCTGATTCCTAGCAGGTCTGCCAGACTGCTCTTGCTGGGACCAGTcaatttaatttccttcctaTGGATGGGGCTTGATCCTGGCAGCAAAATCCACGTGCAAAGAGTGGCTCTGTGCCATGGATGTGGGGAACACTCCCAAATTTCAATCCCAATTAATTATTGCACGAGCCCCAAGTGCCAGCCCCTGGTTGGGAAGGGAATTTCCACTGTGGGAAGAACAATTCCataatttttgctgtttaatCACCCAAAGGTGCTGTCTGTGCTTATCTCAGATTCCatgagcagctcccaggtgtCCATCCAAGGATCCCCCACAAAATCCAGGAAGgttttcctgcccttccctccttttttcctcctccacaggagggacagggcagccaAATTCCGCTGCTGTGGCACCAACATTCCCCTGCCAGTGAGAGGAGAAATCCATCTCCCCTGGGCATTGTGCTCCCTAAAagaacagctctgccagcttgGAGTGAAGGAAGCGACACTCTGGGCAGGAGTGGGGGTTttattcctgctctgcagacacaaatcccatttttagctgctggagaggaaagagactgggggaggctggggagaggagcagagcagctgcttccaAGGCAAGGTGAGGGCAGAGAGCTTGGAGAGGGAGGCAATCCCAGCTGAGCCCTTTTCCAGGCACCTCTTTAACACTGCACTTCCATCCaagcaatattccagccctgtcTGTGTTCCCAGAGCACTCAGGACTCTCAAAACTcagggttggttttttaaaattatatttatatagtgTCTACCATTAAGCTGAGGACAATATCCATGATTTTGGTGTCTGGAGCAGCTTGGGAAATCTCCAGCAACTTAATCATCCCAGACACTTTTTCCTCTGGAAGAATGAAAacccaatcccagctctggaaaaatGTTGGTTTCTCAGCTTGGGTGCTGCTCTTTTGGGATCTCACTGTTTAGGACTTGCCCTGGGAGAGGATTTACAGAGCCAGAACCTTGGACTTGGCTTAAACTCGCACCAAAAATTGCCTTTAATGACATGAAAcactttaattatttaaaacctTCAATTCATGAAAACATTTAATGGCATTAAACCCTTGGAGTGAAGCTCTCCCTCCACCCTAGGTattttcagggattttgggtaattttattttcatagctCCAGGGGGATTATTTGTGAGGAGGGTGATGCTCAGCATTAACTGCACcccattcttttttccttttagcagctctgcctttttatttaactaaaattaaaaaggagagGAGCCTTGCTGTGCCACCCTCACCTCTGGGTGCCTGTGGTGGATTCCCACTGAGGGCTTGCACCTTTCAATCCTGGacttctcttcccctctctgtttttttcacttgttcAGAGCaataaaatgtgaatttcaAGCCCTGCTCGTGGCCTCAGCTGTTGTTTTGTTCCTGTTCCACAGGCTCAGGGCAGATCCTCCCCAGCGGGCACCCACTCACCCGTCCCCTCTCTCCACCCGATTAACCAGGGCCAGGCGGCTGCTGGGGCCTCtcccagagcacccagagctgcacaaACACCAAAATATCAGCGGGGAATTGCCCACCTGGAGCTGGCTCCCGGGGCttgcagcccccagggccattcTGGCTCGGATGCCAGCTGGGCAcggctccctgcccagggcagccaggcctGGGGGGCACCTCCAGCTCCATGGAGTGACAGCGGGCCTGCAAAAAGCCATGGGAGTGTTGGAGTGAGTGCAGAGGAAGCCATGGGGATGTTCTGAgggctctggagccaggctgggagagctgggaatgcccaggagaaggaaaagctccggggagagctcagagcccctggcagggcctgaaggggctccaggagagctgcagagggactggggacaaggcctgcagggacagcacccagggaatggcttcaaagtaGGATtagatgggatcttgggaatgaggaatggttccctggcagggtgggcaggccctggaatagaattcccagagcagctggggctgaatGGATCCCTGGGCCATCCCAGTCTCCAACCCAATCCTCCTGTCAGTTCAAAGCCTGTCTCTGCCTGTCCACAAGAATTCCACTCACACGGAGCTGTGAGGCTCAGTTTGGGACAGCCAGGTGCCAATTCCAGCTGGAAGGAAAGGTGAGGCCAACACTGAGGGAAGCCCATCCCATGAATGACTCCAGGAGTTCATCTCCTGAGCCAGGGAAGCCAATCTGTGCTTCTCTGGGGCAGCTCTCACCTGCTGGGATTGAGGGCTCAGCCTTTGCCCTCCCCACCCTGGAGAACTCCAAGCTCTTATTTCCCATCCCATGGAGAACTTGCACCCACAGCCGGCGGGGTTTTATTTTAGCAGCAGGAAtcttcagagctgcagggaagggagattGTAGCAATGTGCCCTctgttgatggagtgacaaaactctcctttgtctccttaaaaaggaaaaaaagcccagaagtttctctcctcaattaggTGAAAAGACATCTCATAGGACTttggggacttcacctcaaactcAAGGACAGCCAACTGGACAAAGAGCCAAAAAGTCCCGCCtaagcaatttactagaaaaagaagagaacaaagaaaccaaaggcttttgtgaggtgttttaccaggagcaagaacctcttgcacctagctcagtttttctctgtaaagagttttgttattttgccttttattaaaacttttctgtttccaacgCTGCCACAGAacccatcctgctgattttatgccctctaaggtagctgagctatcttgggtgtgataTAAATCTCCAAAAGCTTATAAGACCTGGCTCAAGGGGATCCTATATCAGGAGATGAAACCCTTGGGATTGAACAGTCCAGCTGGAAAATCCTTCCCAGCAAAGGCTCTGTGAGGCTGGAgccagctgccctgtgccattTGCAGTTATCAGGGCTATCTTTATTTGCAGCTGGCTGGGTCAGACCTGCTAAACCTGGAAACTTGTTCAGAGACAAGCAGG contains these protein-coding regions:
- the KCNE1 gene encoding LOW QUALITY PROTEIN: potassium voltage-gated channel subfamily E member 1 (The sequence of the model RefSeq protein was modified relative to this genomic sequence to represent the inferred CDS: substituted 1 base at 1 genomic stop codon) encodes the protein MAGKQAREVTGSFMALQEHQGVWEAESLXGGRCAVLIFAWRAAQALFLCHQTTGNGDKAVFSKAKVRKNCQGQKSQMLALSNTTALNLLLSKLLQECLERSNSSAPPQESSASDSLAIIYVLLMLGLFGFFSVGVMVTNLRARRLEGPRDPYNTYIATDAWHRKDREYLQAKILESYKLCCVLENQLAVEQPSRKIPEEKSS